In Selenomonas dianae, a genomic segment contains:
- a CDS encoding acyl carrier protein, with product MTKEEILNDLQPIFQDVFDDEDIVVTNESNAAQIEDWDSLSHIRLVVAIEKQFDVKFAFGELQDLKNVGEMIDLIQEKMEEN from the coding sequence ATGACCAAAGAGGAAATCTTAAACGACCTTCAGCCGATTTTTCAGGATGTTTTTGATGATGAGGATATTGTCGTCACAAATGAGAGCAACGCAGCGCAAATCGAGGATTGGGACTCGCTGTCGCATATCCGGCTCGTTGTTGCCATTGAGAAGCAGTTTGATGTCAAATTTGCCTTTGGCGAGCTGCAGGATCTGAAGAATGTCGGTGAAATGATTGACCTCATTCAGGAAAAGATGGAGGAGAATTAA
- a CDS encoding SGNH/GDSL hydrolase family protein — translation MAWKKYCTMLLGGFFAGLVVYAAAAEWMVHRLNETYVGDVAAIELQLHENALYGSALTNDTGFLKYGIISRTQPEIIALGTSRVMQFRAPFFKDATFYTTGGLGRSVDVMEEIFDRISSTYVPKIVIFAVDWFWFNPNHSPAKVPSIFEEDHPLSNRAYLYGSLYRGLLKNENVRAQLVHPEIVARDLIGNRPTIGLMAGAKSDGFRLDGSFQIGEHILHHKSTVERFADTHRTIREGGDMFEWADQVDERELLKLASLIAKMRERGAHVIVLLPPFPNEIYQALMESKGHRDFILQFEGSVRDLCAEQNVPFYDFSNMAWLGASDEEAYDGFHASERTYGRIVLQFESDPVIAPYINKDFIEQCMVNSDHPYQIIPADM, via the coding sequence ATGGCGTGGAAAAAATATTGTACAATGCTCCTGGGGGGATTTTTTGCCGGACTGGTGGTCTATGCTGCAGCGGCTGAGTGGATGGTGCATCGGCTGAACGAAACGTATGTGGGGGATGTCGCTGCCATTGAACTTCAGCTCCATGAAAATGCACTCTATGGGAGTGCTCTGACGAACGATACCGGCTTTCTTAAATACGGGATTATATCCAGAACGCAGCCGGAGATTATCGCACTCGGTACGTCAAGAGTAATGCAGTTTCGCGCCCCTTTTTTCAAAGATGCCACATTTTATACAACCGGTGGATTGGGGCGCTCTGTCGATGTGATGGAGGAGATTTTTGATCGTATCAGCAGTACCTATGTACCGAAGATTGTTATTTTTGCCGTTGATTGGTTTTGGTTCAACCCAAATCACTCGCCTGCCAAAGTTCCTTCTATATTTGAAGAAGATCATCCGCTTTCCAATAGAGCCTACCTGTATGGCAGTCTTTACCGCGGGCTCTTGAAAAACGAAAACGTGCGGGCGCAGCTGGTTCACCCGGAGATTGTGGCGCGGGATTTGATCGGCAATCGTCCGACGATCGGACTCATGGCGGGTGCTAAAAGTGATGGCTTTCGTCTGGATGGCAGTTTTCAAATCGGAGAACATATTTTACATCACAAAAGTACGGTGGAAAGATTCGCGGATACGCATCGAACCATTCGTGAGGGCGGAGATATGTTTGAGTGGGCGGATCAGGTTGATGAAAGGGAACTCTTGAAACTGGCATCCCTGATCGCCAAGATGCGGGAGCGCGGGGCTCATGTGATTGTTTTGCTGCCGCCATTTCCGAATGAAATCTATCAAGCCCTTATGGAGTCGAAAGGACATCGTGACTTTATCCTACAATTTGAGGGGAGTGTACGTGATCTCTGTGCGGAACAAAATGTGCCTTTTTATGACTTCAGCAATATGGCATGGCTGGGGGCATCGGATGAGGAAGCCTATGATGGCTTTCATGCCTCCGAGAGAACCTATGGGCGGATCGTATTGCAATTTGAGAGTGATCCGGTGATTGCGCCATATATCAATAAGGATTTTATTGAGCAATGCATGGTAAACTCGGATCACCCGTATCAGATCATCCCTGCAGATATGTAG
- a CDS encoding SDR family NAD(P)-dependent oxidoreductase, producing MGKRYLLLGASSDLCCAFLRRYIWQSDDEIVAQYFRNAEELKRIADEIPAQMRLCQVDFYDTACTENFANELKTDGFIPTHVLHVPAVPIEDQRFTEVTWDDAERQMTVQCRSLIVVLQAFIKQMAKAKQGKIVIGLSSCTINIPPKYLSSYVMAKYALMGLGKALAAEYAPKNIQVNMVSPSMMETKFLQNMHEQIVQQSAAGNPAKRNVTPEDVVGVIEYLFSDANTFVTGANIPVTGGDGF from the coding sequence ATGGGAAAACGATATTTGCTGTTGGGGGCTTCGTCTGATCTTTGCTGTGCTTTTCTGCGCAGATATATATGGCAGAGTGATGATGAGATTGTCGCCCAGTATTTTCGCAATGCGGAAGAATTGAAACGAATCGCCGATGAAATTCCTGCGCAGATGCGGTTGTGTCAAGTCGACTTTTACGATACGGCGTGTACGGAAAACTTTGCAAACGAACTGAAAACAGACGGATTCATACCGACCCATGTTCTCCACGTTCCCGCTGTTCCGATTGAAGATCAGCGGTTTACGGAGGTCACTTGGGATGATGCAGAGAGGCAAATGACCGTCCAATGCAGATCCCTGATTGTTGTTTTGCAGGCGTTTATCAAACAGATGGCGAAGGCGAAGCAGGGGAAGATTGTGATCGGTCTTTCCTCGTGCACGATCAATATACCGCCCAAATACCTGTCGAGCTATGTCATGGCGAAATACGCTCTGATGGGGCTTGGCAAGGCTCTCGCCGCCGAATATGCACCGAAGAACATTCAAGTCAATATGGTGTCGCCTTCGATGATGGAAACAAAATTTTTGCAGAATATGCATGAACAGATCGTTCAGCAGAGTGCCGCCGGAAATCCGGCAAAACGCAATGTCACCCCGGAGGATGTCGTCGGTGTGATAGAGTATCTGTTTTCGGACGCGAATACCTTCGTCACAGGTGCGAATATCCCTGTGACGGGCGGCGATGGATTCTAA
- a CDS encoding MBOAT family O-acyltransferase, producing MVGLSMFFYSYWDITYLPLLLLSIGVNYVVSGYIIRYRKEKQQNNAKMVFLLGILCNAGLLGFFKYTDFFLENLNDLGAQFPLLHIVLPLGISFFTITQMVFLVDCYEGIAKERSLLHYALFVSFFPHLLAGPILYHRPMMKQFKDTALRRVNWDNMGRGLSLFIVGFAKKVLIADSFVSFVAQGFAHPEQLTLVDSWVVAVCYMMQLYFDFSGYSDMALGIARMMNINIPVNFNSPYRAYGIIDFWQRWHMSLTTTITNYLYTPMVMACRKITFGKAMAATFASMFIAGIWHGAGWNYIIFGSLHGGGLVLNHIWKKYHLWMWKPLGYVLTLLLVLAAFVFFRAASVADALQILCAMAGGNGIAFPYPVALFLHNHWGVDMAYVRLGELPKKMLVVALLLVAFCPNSNVLIQRLQPKRKWALALAILFVCGAVSLSQVTEFLYFQF from the coding sequence TTGGTCGGACTTAGTATGTTCTTTTATTCCTATTGGGATATTACGTATCTGCCGCTGCTTTTGCTGAGCATCGGGGTCAACTATGTGGTCAGCGGCTATATTATCCGTTACCGCAAGGAAAAACAACAGAACAATGCCAAGATGGTGTTCCTGCTGGGGATCCTTTGTAATGCAGGACTGCTTGGCTTCTTTAAGTATACGGATTTTTTCCTTGAGAACCTGAATGATCTGGGGGCGCAGTTTCCCCTCTTACATATCGTCCTCCCGCTCGGCATCAGTTTTTTTACCATTACACAGATGGTCTTTCTTGTAGATTGTTACGAAGGTATTGCAAAAGAACGCAGCCTCCTTCACTATGCACTGTTTGTATCGTTCTTTCCGCATCTTTTGGCAGGACCGATCCTCTACCATCGTCCCATGATGAAGCAGTTCAAGGACACCGCCTTGCGTCGTGTGAATTGGGATAATATGGGGCGCGGCCTGAGTCTTTTTATTGTCGGCTTTGCCAAAAAAGTCTTAATTGCAGACAGCTTTGTTTCTTTTGTCGCGCAGGGATTTGCACACCCCGAACAACTCACTTTGGTGGACAGTTGGGTGGTTGCTGTTTGCTATATGATGCAGCTGTACTTTGACTTTTCCGGGTACAGCGATATGGCGCTCGGCATTGCCCGTATGATGAATATCAACATTCCGGTGAACTTCAATTCCCCGTATCGTGCTTACGGCATTATTGATTTCTGGCAGCGTTGGCATATGTCCCTGACAACGACGATCACAAATTATCTCTATACGCCGATGGTGATGGCGTGCAGGAAAATTACGTTTGGCAAGGCGATGGCAGCCACATTCGCGTCGATGTTTATCGCAGGTATTTGGCATGGCGCCGGATGGAACTATATCATCTTCGGCTCGCTGCATGGGGGCGGGCTTGTCCTGAATCATATATGGAAAAAATATCATCTTTGGATGTGGAAGCCGCTTGGCTATGTTCTTACACTTTTGCTGGTGTTGGCGGCATTTGTCTTTTTCCGTGCCGCGTCGGTCGCGGATGCGCTGCAGATCCTCTGTGCAATGGCAGGAGGGAACGGTATTGCATTTCCTTATCCTGTCGCATTGTTCCTCCACAATCATTGGGGGGTGGACATGGCGTACGTGAGGCTTGGTGAGTTGCCGAAGAAAATGCTGGTCGTGGCACTTTTGCTTGTTGCATTCTGTCCGAATTCCAATGTGTTGATTCAACGATTGCAGCCAAAACGTAAGTGGGCTCTTGCTCTTGCCATACTGTTTGTGTGTGGCGCGGTTTCGCTGTCCCAAGTCACGGAGTTCCTGTATTTTCAATTTTGA